Proteins encoded within one genomic window of Rhizobium acidisoli:
- the cydD gene encoding thiol reductant ABC exporter subunit CydD yields the protein MGTAFFDATDRPETRPPDGDAVLPRGDAANAGLRRAAMLQSLAAAIWIPQAGLLALSVGRIADGGGLHDVLWQALGILALGLARSGLDAAGGRLAFRAARAELSRRRQVAASALSLSSPIDRGRPASGKAASVIGEQAELIVPYLARFQPARVKASLVPLIILAAILPISWVAALVLLFAAPLIPIFMALIGWRAQAASEKQLVATGGLNGFLLDRLRGLATIRALDAVEATALRLRREAESLRARTMAVLKIAFLSSAVLELFAALGVAMIAVYVGFSLLGEIRFGTWAGRLDLTEGLFILLLAPAFFEPLRELSAVWHDRAAGEAAMKALDALAAGDGLSIRGTAEIAPAVLAAAEAPAIRLENLVFRYGADEPLIHDGFNLDIAAGEHLAFLGVSGSGKSTLLSLMAGLAPSTGGRIVIGGVELADDTAANLRDGMAWIGQKPHIFTGTVTGNIALGRPGVLRGDVAYALDAGRVGKVADAYGGRPLGEGGIGLSGGEALRLAIARAACNPHLRIILADEPTAHLDAATAAEVTESLLSLARARTLIVATHDPLLAARMHRSIRIDADIMIREAAE from the coding sequence ATGGGCACTGCTTTCTTCGACGCGACAGACAGACCAGAGACGCGACCGCCGGATGGCGATGCCGTTTTGCCCCGCGGTGACGCGGCGAATGCCGGGCTGCGCAGGGCGGCGATGCTGCAGTCGCTGGCCGCCGCCATCTGGATCCCGCAGGCCGGTTTGCTCGCCCTCTCAGTCGGCCGCATTGCCGATGGCGGCGGATTGCACGACGTTCTTTGGCAGGCTCTCGGTATCCTCGCCCTCGGATTGGCAAGAAGCGGTCTCGACGCGGCCGGCGGCCGCCTCGCCTTTCGTGCCGCGCGCGCCGAGCTCAGCCGCAGGCGGCAGGTCGCGGCTTCTGCCCTTTCCCTGTCGTCGCCGATCGATCGTGGCCGGCCGGCCTCCGGCAAAGCCGCGAGCGTCATCGGCGAGCAGGCCGAACTCATCGTGCCCTATCTCGCCCGTTTCCAGCCGGCGCGGGTGAAGGCGAGCCTCGTGCCGCTGATCATCCTTGCGGCGATCCTTCCCATCTCCTGGGTCGCCGCGCTGGTGCTGCTGTTTGCCGCGCCGCTGATCCCCATCTTCATGGCGTTGATCGGCTGGCGCGCCCAGGCGGCCAGCGAAAAACAGCTTGTTGCCACCGGCGGCCTCAACGGCTTCCTGCTCGATCGGCTGCGCGGACTGGCGACGATCCGCGCGCTCGACGCGGTGGAGGCCACCGCGCTCAGGCTTCGCCGCGAGGCGGAATCGCTGCGTGCGCGCACCATGGCGGTGCTGAAGATTGCCTTTCTCTCCTCGGCCGTGCTCGAACTTTTCGCCGCGCTCGGCGTGGCGATGATCGCCGTCTATGTCGGTTTCAGCCTGCTCGGCGAGATCCGCTTCGGCACCTGGGCAGGCCGGCTCGACCTGACCGAGGGACTGTTCATCCTGCTGCTGGCGCCGGCCTTCTTCGAGCCATTGCGCGAGCTTTCGGCCGTCTGGCACGATCGGGCGGCCGGCGAAGCGGCGATGAAAGCGCTGGATGCTCTGGCTGCAGGCGACGGCCTGTCCATTCGAGGAACGGCCGAAATCGCACCAGCGGTCCTTGCCGCCGCCGAAGCGCCGGCCATCCGCCTTGAAAATCTCGTCTTCCGCTACGGCGCCGACGAACCGTTGATCCACGACGGTTTCAATCTCGATATCGCTGCCGGGGAACATCTGGCGTTTCTTGGTGTCAGCGGTTCCGGCAAATCGACGCTTCTGTCGCTGATGGCGGGGCTGGCGCCCTCTACCGGCGGCCGTATCGTCATTGGCGGCGTCGAGCTTGCGGATGATACTGCCGCCAACCTACGGGACGGCATGGCGTGGATCGGCCAGAAGCCGCACATCTTTACCGGCACTGTAACGGGGAATATCGCGCTTGGCAGACCCGGCGTGCTGCGCGGCGATGTGGCCTACGCCCTCGATGCCGGGAGAGTCGGAAAGGTGGCTGATGCCTATGGCGGCCGGCCCCTCGGCGAAGGCGGTATCGGGCTTTCCGGCGGCGAGGCGTTGCGGCTGGCAATCGCGCGGGCGGCCTGCAATCCGCATCTGAGGATCATCCTCGCTGACGAGCCGACCGCACATCTCGATGCCGCCACTGCCGCTGAGGTTACAGAGAGCCTGCTTTCGCTCGCGAGGGCGCGCACGTTGATCGTGGCGACCCATGATCCACTTCTGGCCGCGCGCATGCATCGCAGCATCCGCATCGACGCCGATATCATGATCCGGGAGGCCGCCGAATGA